Proteins encoded by one window of Halorubrum ruber:
- a CDS encoding NADP-dependent malic enzyme, with amino-acid sequence MGLDDDAREYHRQEPPGKIAIETTKPTNTQRDLSLAYSPGVAAPCRDIAADPESVFEYTAKGNLVAVVSNGSAVLGLGDIGAAASKPVMEGKGVLFKRFADIDVFDIELDIDSVDPFCEAVKAMEPTFGGINLEDIKAPECFKIEERLREEMDVPVFHDDQHGTAIISGAALMNAVDISDKDLSELEIVFSGAGASAIATARFYVSLGARKENITMCDSSGIITEKRVEAGEVNEYKSQFATPVEDGDLADAMAGADVFVGLSVGGIVSQEMVRSMGDDPIIFAMANPDPEITYEDAKEARDDTVIMATGRSDYPNMVNNVLGFPFLFRGALDVRATEINEEMKAAAAEALADLARKDVPDAVVKAYGDEPLQFGPDYVIPKPLDPRVLFEVAPRVAEAAMESGSARTEIDLEKYRERLEARLGKSREMMRVVLNKAKSDPKRIALAEGTDEKMIRAAYQLSEQGIAEPVLLGDADTISQTAAELGLSFRPEVVDPDDRDVSGYGDRLYELRKRKGITKREADDLVKRDTNYLGSVMVETGDVDAMLTGLTHHYPSALRPPLQIVGSAADTDTVAGVYMLTFKNRVIFCADTTVNQDPDAETLAEVTRHTADLARRFNVEPRAAMLSYSNFGSVDNEGTRKPRDAVDILQSDDAVDFPVDGEMQADTAVVDDILNGTYEFSQLDEAANVLVFPNLEAGNIGYKLLQRLGGAEAIGPMLVGMDEPVHVLQRGDEVKDIVNLASVAVVDAQE; translated from the coding sequence ATGGGATTAGACGACGACGCGCGGGAGTACCACCGACAGGAGCCGCCCGGAAAGATAGCGATCGAGACCACGAAGCCCACGAACACGCAGCGAGACCTCTCGCTGGCGTACTCGCCGGGGGTCGCGGCGCCGTGTCGCGACATCGCGGCCGACCCAGAGTCCGTCTTCGAGTACACGGCGAAGGGGAACCTCGTCGCCGTCGTCTCGAACGGCTCGGCCGTCCTCGGGCTCGGCGACATCGGCGCCGCCGCCTCGAAGCCCGTCATGGAAGGGAAGGGCGTGCTGTTCAAGCGGTTCGCCGACATCGACGTGTTCGACATCGAGCTCGACATCGACTCCGTCGATCCGTTCTGCGAGGCGGTGAAGGCGATGGAGCCGACGTTCGGCGGGATCAACCTCGAGGACATCAAGGCGCCCGAGTGCTTCAAAATCGAGGAGCGGCTCCGCGAGGAGATGGACGTTCCGGTGTTCCACGACGACCAGCACGGCACCGCGATCATCTCCGGCGCGGCGCTGATGAACGCGGTCGACATCTCGGATAAGGACCTCTCGGAGCTCGAGATCGTCTTCTCCGGCGCCGGTGCGTCGGCCATCGCGACGGCCCGGTTCTACGTCTCACTGGGCGCGCGCAAGGAGAACATCACGATGTGCGACTCCTCGGGGATCATCACCGAGAAGCGCGTCGAGGCCGGCGAGGTCAACGAGTACAAGAGCCAGTTCGCCACGCCCGTCGAGGACGGCGACCTCGCGGACGCGATGGCGGGCGCGGACGTGTTCGTCGGGCTCTCCGTCGGCGGGATCGTCTCCCAAGAGATGGTCCGCTCGATGGGCGACGACCCGATCATCTTCGCGATGGCGAACCCCGACCCGGAGATCACCTACGAGGACGCGAAAGAGGCGCGCGACGACACGGTGATCATGGCGACTGGCCGGTCCGACTACCCGAACATGGTGAACAACGTGCTCGGGTTCCCCTTCCTGTTCCGCGGGGCGCTCGACGTGCGCGCGACGGAGATCAACGAGGAGATGAAGGCGGCCGCCGCGGAGGCGCTCGCCGACCTCGCGCGCAAGGACGTCCCGGACGCGGTCGTGAAGGCGTACGGCGACGAGCCCCTTCAGTTCGGCCCCGACTATGTCATCCCGAAGCCGCTCGACCCCCGCGTGCTGTTCGAGGTGGCGCCGCGGGTCGCGGAGGCGGCGATGGAATCCGGATCCGCGCGGACCGAGATCGACTTAGAAAAGTACCGGGAGCGGCTCGAAGCGCGGCTCGGGAAGTCCCGCGAGATGATGCGGGTCGTGTTGAACAAGGCGAAGAGCGACCCGAAGCGGATCGCGCTCGCGGAGGGCACCGACGAGAAGATGATCCGCGCCGCCTACCAGCTCTCCGAGCAGGGGATCGCGGAGCCGGTGCTGCTCGGCGACGCCGACACCATCTCGCAGACCGCGGCCGAACTCGGCCTCTCGTTCCGGCCCGAAGTGGTCGACCCCGACGACCGCGACGTCTCCGGGTACGGCGACCGGCTGTACGAGCTCCGGAAGCGCAAGGGAATCACGAAGCGCGAAGCTGACGACTTGGTGAAGCGGGACACGAACTACCTCGGAAGCGTGATGGTCGAGACCGGCGACGTCGACGCGATGCTCACCGGGCTCACCCACCACTACCCGTCCGCGCTCCGGCCGCCGCTCCAGATAGTCGGGTCCGCGGCCGACACCGACACCGTCGCCGGCGTGTACATGCTCACGTTCAAGAACCGGGTCATCTTCTGTGCGGACACGACCGTCAATCAGGACCCGGACGCGGAGACGCTGGCGGAGGTCACGCGACACACTGCCGACCTCGCGCGCCGGTTCAACGTCGAACCGCGCGCGGCGATGCTGTCGTACTCCAACTTCGGGAGCGTCGACAACGAGGGGACCCGGAAGCCGCGCGACGCGGTCGACATCCTCCAGTCCGACGACGCGGTCGACTTCCCGGTCGACGGCGAGATGCAGGCCGACACCGCGGTCGTCGACGACATCCTCAACGGGACCTACGAGTTCTCCCAGCTCGACGAGGCCGCCAACGTCCTCGTGTTCCCGAACCTCGAAGCCGGGAACATCGGGTACAAGCTGCTCCAGCGCCTCGGCGGCGCCGAAGCCATCGGGCCGATGCTCGTCGGCATGGACGAGCCGGTCCACGTCCTCCAGCGGGGCGACGAGGTGAAAGACATCGTCAACCTCGCCAGCGTCGCGGTCGTGGACGCGCAGGAGTAG
- a CDS encoding Cdc6/Cdc18 family protein — MDAADDLFTREDPIFANKELLEISHLPGEGRIVGRDDEIADLATAVNPAIFGQSPSNVLIYGKTGTGKSLCAKYVSKRLVSTASEEGVTATFAYVDCAQDTTETQAVQTIAEGVNDPEETGINVPDKGLSTSTYYKRLWRILDQRYDVVLILLDEIDKLDDDAILMQLSRAGEAGKITDCKLGVVGISNKIQYKDRMDERVKSSLCEREFVFPPYDANQLREIMQARADAFHDDVLDPSTIPRAAALAAREHGDARKAIDILRYAGEIAQGNDEPTVREEFVTQARERAETDRFRELIRGSTPHSRYVLQALALLSLSNGRQDGFRTSRVYEIYENICRQEGSDSLSLRRVRDLLKEHAFLDIIEQSKHSGGSAEGSYTKHQLLEDPSVVKEVLTEDDAEA, encoded by the coding sequence ATGGACGCAGCGGACGACCTCTTCACGAGGGAGGACCCCATCTTCGCGAACAAGGAGCTCCTCGAGATCAGTCACCTGCCGGGCGAGGGCCGAATCGTCGGCCGAGACGACGAGATCGCCGACTTGGCGACGGCGGTCAATCCGGCCATCTTCGGGCAGAGCCCGAGCAACGTCCTCATCTACGGGAAGACTGGTACGGGGAAGTCGCTGTGTGCGAAGTACGTCTCCAAGCGACTCGTCTCGACCGCGAGCGAGGAGGGCGTCACGGCGACGTTCGCCTACGTCGACTGCGCGCAGGACACCACGGAGACGCAGGCGGTCCAGACGATCGCCGAGGGCGTCAACGACCCCGAGGAGACCGGAATCAACGTCCCAGACAAGGGGCTCTCCACCTCCACGTACTACAAGCGGCTCTGGCGGATACTCGACCAGCGGTACGACGTCGTCCTGATCCTGCTCGACGAGATCGACAAGCTCGACGACGACGCCATCCTGATGCAGCTGTCCCGCGCGGGCGAGGCCGGAAAGATCACCGACTGTAAGCTGGGCGTCGTCGGGATCAGCAACAAGATCCAGTACAAAGACCGGATGGACGAGCGCGTCAAGTCGAGCCTCTGTGAGCGCGAGTTCGTCTTCCCGCCGTACGACGCGAACCAGCTACGGGAGATCATGCAGGCGCGCGCGGACGCGTTCCACGACGACGTTCTCGATCCGTCCACTATCCCGCGCGCTGCGGCGCTCGCGGCACGTGAGCACGGGGATGCGCGGAAGGCAATCGACATCCTCAGATACGCGGGCGAGATCGCACAGGGGAACGACGAGCCCACCGTCCGCGAGGAGTTCGTCACGCAGGCGCGCGAGCGCGCCGAGACCGACCGCTTCCGCGAACTCATCCGCGGCTCCACGCCGCACTCGCGGTACGTGCTCCAGGCGCTCGCGCTGCTATCGCTTTCGAACGGTCGACAAGACGGATTCCGGACGAGCCGCGTGTACGAAATCTACGAGAACATCTGTCGACAGGAGGGCTCCGACAGCCTCTCGCTGCGACGCGTCCGCGACCTCCTGAAGGAACACGCCTTCCTCGACATCATCGAACAGTCGAAACACAGCGGCGGTAGCGCCGAGGGAAGCTACACCAAACACCAGCTTCTCGAGGACCCGAGCGTCGTCAAAGAGGTCCTCACCGAGGACGACGCCGAAGCGTAA
- a CDS encoding TATA-box-binding protein — MTNPADSIEIQNVVASTGIGQELDLEALAEDLPGADFNPDNFPGLVYRTQEPKAAALIFRSGKIVCTGAKSIDDVHEALGIIFEKLRGLQIPVEDDPEITVQNIVSSADLGHNLNLNALAIGLGLEDVEYEPEQFPGLVYRMDEPEVVILLFGSGKIVITGGKRTDDAEEAVEEIVERIEGLGLLG, encoded by the coding sequence ATGACGAACCCTGCAGACTCGATCGAGATTCAGAACGTTGTTGCATCGACGGGTATCGGTCAGGAGCTCGATTTGGAGGCGCTCGCGGAAGACCTCCCGGGCGCGGATTTCAACCCGGACAACTTCCCCGGCCTCGTGTACCGGACCCAGGAGCCGAAGGCGGCCGCGCTCATCTTCCGCTCGGGGAAGATCGTCTGTACGGGCGCGAAGAGTATCGACGACGTCCACGAGGCGCTCGGGATCATCTTCGAGAAGCTGCGCGGCCTCCAGATCCCCGTCGAAGACGACCCGGAGATCACCGTTCAGAACATCGTGTCGAGCGCGGACCTCGGGCACAACCTCAACCTCAACGCCCTCGCGATCGGGCTCGGCCTCGAGGACGTCGAGTACGAACCGGAGCAGTTCCCCGGGCTCGTCTACCGGATGGACGAACCCGAAGTCGTCATTCTGCTCTTCGGGAGCGGAAAGATCGTTATCACCGGCGGCAAGCGGACCGACGACGCCGAGGAAGCGGTCGAGGAGATCGTCGAGCGCATCGAAGGGCTCGGCCTGCTCGGCTGA
- a CDS encoding DMT family transporter: MSSKPAVSPKAGLAAAVVAVSAGAILVRLSDAPSSVAAFYRVLFTTLPLAAIAAWRYRGEFARIRSRDLAFAVLSGVALAVHFAAWFESLRWTSVAASVTLVQAQPVFVSIGAWLLLRERVTRRMAAGIAVAVGGMASMSLGDFLAGVAVGPRPLYGNALALAGAVAAAGYVLAGRSLRQRISLIPYVTVVYGVCVVVLLAFVLAAGHPLTGYPAREWLLFAGLAVGPGLLGHTVLNWALAHLESSVVSVSLLGEPVGATLLAFALLSETPTPITIAGGCVVLAGIYVTATAAQS, translated from the coding sequence ATGAGTTCGAAGCCGGCGGTGTCGCCGAAGGCGGGACTGGCGGCCGCGGTCGTCGCGGTGAGCGCGGGCGCGATCCTCGTCCGTCTGAGCGACGCGCCGAGCTCGGTCGCCGCCTTCTACCGGGTGCTGTTCACGACTCTGCCGCTGGCTGCGATAGCGGCGTGGCGGTACCGCGGGGAGTTCGCGCGGATCCGGTCTCGCGACCTCGCGTTCGCGGTGCTGTCCGGAGTCGCGCTCGCGGTCCACTTCGCGGCCTGGTTCGAGAGCCTCCGGTGGACGAGCGTCGCCGCGAGCGTGACGCTCGTTCAGGCGCAGCCGGTGTTCGTCTCGATCGGCGCGTGGCTCCTGTTGCGCGAGCGCGTCACGCGCCGGATGGCCGCGGGCATCGCGGTCGCCGTCGGCGGGATGGCGTCGATGTCGCTCGGTGACTTTCTCGCCGGCGTGGCGGTCGGTCCTCGTCCGCTGTACGGCAACGCGCTGGCGCTTGCGGGCGCCGTCGCCGCCGCGGGCTACGTGCTGGCCGGTCGCTCGCTTCGGCAGCGGATCTCGCTGATCCCGTACGTCACCGTCGTGTACGGCGTCTGCGTGGTCGTTCTGCTCGCGTTCGTCCTCGCCGCGGGACACCCCCTCACGGGATATCCCGCTCGGGAGTGGCTCCTGTTCGCCGGGCTCGCGGTCGGACCGGGCCTGCTCGGTCACACCGTCCTCAACTGGGCGCTCGCGCATCTCGAGTCGAGCGTCGTCTCGGTCTCGCTGCTCGGCGAACCGGTCGGTGCGACGCTGCTCGCGTTCGCCTTGCTGTCGGAGACGCCGACGCCGATAACGATCGCGGGCGGATGCGTCGTCCTCGCCGGTATCTACGTCACTGCGACGGCGGCTCAGTCGTAG
- a CDS encoding sensor histidine kinase codes for MDRRTVVAFVGEDPSASERVSRAVDAVWGGPRGPELRVFVPTDLDDDRDGEDPLNETCGVVVTAAAATEDRVTERLAALPSNVPVIALVEDATPTTVRALLAADADDIVDAGDWASDPDEIDATHPLAERLAGRLDPDRVRLGGDDVARLSEVLLDAGTTLMSTRTDEVGTKIEWTMENVGEHAELDRIVCYREDDGQFVPAYGWCPDGSEPEPRPFEAFPDPETLSTFGNVARGSLPAGNADGEGDEVQVAESPATVHVPLVVDWELSGIVAFESDDPRAWTDDEVDLYRTLGDLIAHTIARNDRRTALRRQAEQLEQFSAVVSHDLRNPLNVLSGYLSLSEDELAPSRYDAMSGAVDRMETLIDDLLMLARRGETIGETEPVPIAAVAEEAWGSVRAPDATLTIAGEVGRVEADPGRLRQALENLFRNAVDHGGPEVSIEVGPLTANGGVGGMYVADDGPGIPVELADTVFDSGVSSADSSGIGLAIVDRIVEAHEWDIEARNDDGAVFELTFGADATRVAAP; via the coding sequence ATGGACCGGCGAACGGTCGTCGCGTTCGTGGGCGAGGACCCGAGCGCGAGCGAACGCGTGTCCCGAGCGGTCGACGCCGTCTGGGGCGGCCCGAGGGGACCAGAACTCCGCGTGTTCGTTCCGACGGACTTGGACGACGACCGCGACGGCGAGGATCCGCTGAACGAGACGTGCGGCGTCGTCGTCACCGCTGCGGCCGCGACCGAGGACCGGGTAACGGAGCGGCTCGCAGCGCTCCCGTCGAACGTGCCAGTGATCGCGCTCGTCGAGGACGCGACGCCGACGACGGTCAGGGCCCTGCTCGCGGCCGACGCAGACGACATAGTCGACGCCGGCGACTGGGCGTCCGATCCAGACGAGATCGACGCGACCCACCCGCTCGCCGAACGGCTTGCGGGCCGACTGGACCCCGACCGCGTCCGACTCGGCGGCGACGATGTCGCCCGTCTCTCAGAGGTGTTGCTTGACGCCGGAACGACGCTGATGAGCACCCGCACCGACGAGGTCGGGACGAAGATCGAGTGGACGATGGAGAACGTCGGCGAACACGCCGAGCTCGATCGGATCGTCTGTTACCGGGAGGATGACGGGCAGTTCGTCCCCGCGTACGGCTGGTGTCCCGACGGGTCCGAGCCGGAACCGAGGCCGTTCGAGGCGTTTCCGGACCCCGAAACGCTGTCGACGTTCGGTAACGTCGCGCGCGGATCCCTCCCCGCCGGGAATGCGGACGGCGAAGGCGACGAGGTTCAGGTCGCGGAATCGCCGGCGACGGTTCACGTCCCGCTCGTCGTCGACTGGGAGCTGAGCGGGATCGTCGCGTTCGAGTCCGACGACCCCCGCGCTTGGACGGACGACGAGGTCGATCTGTACCGCACCCTCGGCGACCTGATCGCGCACACGATCGCGCGCAACGACCGCAGGACGGCGCTCCGCCGGCAGGCGGAACAGCTGGAACAGTTCAGCGCGGTCGTCTCACACGACCTGCGGAACCCACTGAACGTGCTCTCGGGCTACCTGTCGCTCTCCGAGGACGAACTCGCTCCCTCGCGGTACGACGCCATGAGCGGCGCGGTCGACCGCATGGAGACGCTGATCGACGACCTGCTCATGCTCGCGCGGCGAGGAGAGACGATCGGGGAGACCGAGCCGGTCCCGATCGCTGCCGTCGCGGAGGAGGCGTGGGGGTCGGTGCGCGCGCCCGACGCGACGCTCACGATCGCTGGCGAGGTCGGCCGCGTCGAGGCCGACCCGGGTCGGCTCCGGCAGGCCTTAGAGAACCTCTTCCGGAACGCCGTCGACCACGGCGGCCCGGAGGTGTCGATAGAGGTCGGCCCGCTCACCGCGAACGGCGGCGTCGGCGGGATGTACGTCGCGGACGACGGGCCCGGGATCCCGGTCGAACTCGCCGACACGGTCTTCGATTCGGGCGTCTCGTCGGCAGACAGTTCCGGGATCGGACTGGCTATCGTCGACCGGATCGTCGAGGCGCACGAGTGGGATATCGAGGCCCGAAACGACGACGGCGCCGTCTTCGAACTCACGTTCGGCGCTGACGCGACCCGGGTCGCGGCGCCGTGA
- a CDS encoding SRPBCC family protein, with the protein MPTYRRTTRVPAPIEDVWAFHSTVDGLRELTPDWMRLRVGGVEGPDGSPDPEVLVAGSEIAMSIRPFGAGPRQRWTSRIVEREPDGTASPERSARFVDEMEGGPFRRWEHTHAFYADGDETLLVDTVAYRLPLGPLGDAVGPMAKVGFEGMFRDRHRRTVERFSES; encoded by the coding sequence ATGCCGACGTACAGGCGGACGACTCGGGTGCCGGCCCCGATCGAAGACGTGTGGGCGTTTCACTCCACGGTCGACGGACTGCGAGAGCTCACTCCGGACTGGATGCGGCTCCGCGTGGGTGGCGTCGAGGGACCGGACGGGTCGCCCGACCCCGAGGTCCTCGTCGCCGGCTCGGAGATAGCGATGTCGATCCGGCCGTTCGGGGCCGGTCCGCGCCAGCGGTGGACCTCGCGGATCGTCGAGCGCGAGCCCGACGGCACGGCGTCGCCGGAGCGGTCCGCTCGGTTCGTCGACGAGATGGAAGGCGGTCCGTTCCGGCGGTGGGAACACACCCACGCGTTCTACGCCGACGGCGACGAGACCCTCCTCGTCGACACGGTCGCCTATCGGCTGCCGCTCGGCCCGCTCGGCGACGCGGTCGGACCGATGGCGAAGGTCGGGTTCGAGGGGATGTTCCGCGACCGGCACCGCCGGACGGTCGAGCGGTTCTCCGAGAGCTGA
- a CDS encoding DNA-3-methyladenine glycosylase family protein → MERGAIDVGDLAGPFDLQATLESGQSYLWNRADGETYADLHAHGGDAWYETVVDPIPGVTEERVAVRVRQEGGVHDGTLCWEASTDAEPLLTHLLRLDDDLDAILDATPDLPLLERAYDAYEGMRLTRDPVFPCLISFICSAQMRVARIHGMQRRLRETYGDAVALGDETYRAFPTPEQLAARTEEELRDLSLGYRAPYVRRTAEMVASGEADPLEAADLPYEEARESLTRFVGVGDKVADCVLLFSLGFLEAVPLDTWIRTTIEEYYPDCDRGSYAETSRAIRERFGGEFAGYAQTYVFYYLRAGGE, encoded by the coding sequence ATGGAACGCGGGGCGATCGACGTCGGCGACCTGGCTGGACCGTTCGACCTACAGGCGACCCTCGAGAGCGGCCAGAGCTACCTCTGGAACCGCGCGGACGGCGAGACGTACGCCGATCTCCACGCACACGGCGGCGACGCGTGGTACGAGACGGTCGTCGACCCGATCCCCGGCGTGACCGAGGAGCGCGTCGCGGTCCGAGTCCGACAGGAGGGCGGCGTCCACGACGGGACGCTCTGCTGGGAGGCGTCGACGGACGCCGAGCCGCTGTTGACGCACCTGCTCCGGCTCGACGACGACCTCGACGCAATCTTAGACGCCACGCCGGACCTCCCGCTCCTGGAGCGCGCGTACGACGCCTACGAGGGAATGCGGCTGACCCGCGATCCCGTCTTCCCCTGTCTGATATCGTTCATCTGCTCGGCGCAGATGCGGGTCGCCCGCATCCACGGGATGCAGCGACGGCTCCGGGAGACGTACGGCGACGCCGTCGCGCTCGGCGACGAGACATATCGGGCCTTCCCGACGCCCGAGCAGCTGGCCGCGCGCACCGAGGAAGAACTCCGCGACCTCTCCTTAGGCTACCGCGCGCCGTACGTCCGACGGACCGCGGAGATGGTCGCGAGCGGCGAGGCCGACCCCTTGGAGGCGGCTGACCTCCCCTACGAGGAGGCCCGGGAGTCGCTCACTCGGTTCGTCGGCGTTGGGGACAAGGTCGCCGACTGCGTGCTGCTGTTCTCGCTGGGGTTCCTCGAAGCGGTGCCGCTCGACACCTGGATCCGAACCACTATCGAGGAGTATTACCCCGACTGCGATCGCGGGAGCTACGCCGAGACCTCCCGGGCGATCCGCGAGCGGTTCGGCGGGGAGTTCGCCGGCTACGCGCAGACGTACGTGTTCTACTACCTCCGCGCCGGCGGTGAGTGA
- a CDS encoding DUF555 domain-containing protein has translation MDCRVVVEAAVPVYDVETADEAVRIAISKTGEMLNPDLNYVEIDTGTRTSPSGEELDPAFVAADEALVALELQMDVFNVDRDEHASRVARKEIGKRLRNIPLKVLSVTEIDSEVSDRTEGTGAAEEASSSEETSESDGLGDDAGHGTGEDAQY, from the coding sequence ATGGACTGTCGAGTCGTCGTCGAGGCCGCGGTTCCGGTGTACGACGTGGAAACCGCCGACGAGGCGGTCCGGATCGCCATCTCGAAGACCGGCGAGATGCTCAATCCGGATCTCAACTACGTCGAGATCGACACCGGGACGCGAACGTCGCCGAGCGGCGAGGAGCTCGACCCGGCGTTCGTCGCGGCCGACGAGGCGCTCGTCGCCTTAGAGCTTCAGATGGACGTGTTCAACGTCGACCGCGACGAACACGCGAGCCGCGTCGCGCGCAAGGAGATCGGCAAGCGCCTCCGCAACATCCCGCTGAAAGTGCTTTCCGTCACCGAGATCGATTCCGAAGTGAGCGACCGCACGGAGGGAACTGGGGCCGCGGAGGAGGCCTCGTCCTCGGAGGAAACGTCCGAGTCGGACGGCCTCGGGGACGACGCCGGACACGGTACCGGAGAGGACGCCCAGTACTGA
- a CDS encoding UPF0058 family protein — MKKQELIHLHGLLAEVRKQCEFWDDDVDLEAYEELGVKPTSIHKSKTDHKAAVFKLTEGITEPMESSESEPLAPTAD, encoded by the coding sequence ATGAAGAAGCAGGAGCTCATCCATCTTCACGGTCTCCTCGCGGAGGTACGAAAACAGTGCGAGTTCTGGGACGACGACGTCGACCTCGAAGCCTACGAGGAACTGGGCGTGAAGCCGACATCGATTCACAAATCGAAGACCGACCACAAAGCGGCCGTTTTCAAGCTGACAGAGGGAATCACCGAGCCGATGGAATCGTCCGAATCGGAGCCGCTGGCCCCGACGGCCGACTGA
- a CDS encoding transcription initiation factor IIB, producing MTETDTYSDGGTERERLADPGDASANGERTRTRADATEEESADVEERTESERERITTCPECDGRLATDTEHGETVCSDCGLVVEEDSVDRGPEWRAFNSGERDSKSRVGAPTTNMMHDKGLSTNIGWQDKDAYGKSLSGRQRRRMQRLRTWNERFRTRDSKERNLKQALGEIDRMASALGLPDNVRETASVIYRRALSENLLPGRSIEGVATAALYAAARQVGNPRSLDEFTAVSRVEKMELTRTYRYVVRELGLRVQPADPTSYVPRFVSRLDLSDETERRARELLDDAASAGITSGKSPVGLAAAAVYAAALLSNEKVTQSQVSEVADVSEVTIRNRYKELLEASGTVNA from the coding sequence ATGACAGAGACAGACACTTACAGCGACGGCGGAACGGAACGAGAGCGACTCGCGGACCCGGGCGACGCGTCCGCGAACGGCGAGCGTACGCGAACGCGGGCGGACGCGACCGAAGAGGAGTCGGCGGACGTCGAGGAGCGCACGGAGAGCGAGCGCGAGCGGATCACCACCTGTCCCGAGTGCGACGGCCGGCTCGCGACGGACACGGAACACGGCGAGACGGTCTGCAGCGACTGCGGGCTGGTCGTCGAGGAGGACTCGGTCGACCGCGGCCCGGAGTGGCGTGCGTTCAACTCCGGCGAGCGGGACAGCAAGTCGCGGGTCGGTGCCCCGACGACGAACATGATGCACGACAAGGGGCTCTCGACGAACATCGGCTGGCAGGACAAAGACGCCTACGGCAAGTCGCTCTCGGGGCGACAGCGACGTCGGATGCAGCGACTGCGGACGTGGAACGAGCGGTTCCGCACCCGCGACTCCAAGGAGCGCAACCTGAAACAGGCCCTCGGCGAGATCGACCGGATGGCCTCCGCGCTCGGCCTCCCGGACAACGTCCGCGAGACCGCCTCCGTCATCTACCGCCGCGCGCTGAGCGAGAACCTCCTGCCCGGACGCTCCATCGAGGGCGTCGCGACCGCGGCGCTGTACGCCGCCGCGCGGCAGGTGGGGAACCCCCGAAGCCTCGACGAGTTCACGGCGGTCTCCCGGGTGGAGAAGATGGAGCTCACCCGGACGTACCGCTACGTCGTTCGCGAGCTCGGACTGCGCGTCCAGCCCGCGGACCCGACGAGCTACGTCCCGCGGTTCGTCTCCCGGCTCGACCTCTCGGACGAGACCGAACGGCGCGCCCGCGAACTGCTCGACGACGCCGCGAGCGCGGGGATCACGAGCGGCAAGTCGCCGGTCGGACTCGCCGCCGCCGCCGTCTACGCCGCGGCGCTGCTGTCGAACGAGAAGGTGACCCAGAGCCAAGTGTCCGAGGTCGCCGACGTCTCGGAGGTCACCATCCGGAACCGATACAAGGAGCTGCTCGAGGCGAGCGGTACCGTGAACGCCTGA
- a CDS encoding mechanosensitive ion channel family protein has product MRRPLGLASLAVGLLAGVAGTVAGTTDALANWPPIGGYPATTVVGRSLLVVAVAGLVYGAYLLAVRVLTRSANRRRAHNVRNLLRLAFGVVGTVATLAVATENWIGLLFSLGVIGFAVTFALQQPLLSLIAWVYIAVKQPFGVGDRVKIDDAKGDVIGVDFLVTTLWEINGELVTTNQPSGRVVTVPNSVVLSSNVVNFGGGGSPYVWNEVSVQVAYETDLEFARSVMVEEATDLIGRDMAEGIAAYREALAETPVELEVHDGPTVNVRQEESWVELRVRYLTHPRRGQRVKNRLYKRILERFNDNPDRVAFPVSRSR; this is encoded by the coding sequence GTGAGACGTCCGCTCGGACTCGCGTCGCTCGCCGTTGGACTGCTGGCGGGGGTCGCCGGAACGGTCGCCGGCACGACCGACGCGCTCGCGAACTGGCCGCCGATCGGCGGGTACCCCGCAACGACCGTCGTCGGCCGGTCGCTGCTCGTCGTCGCCGTCGCGGGACTGGTGTACGGAGCCTACCTGCTCGCGGTCCGAGTGCTGACGCGGTCGGCCAACAGGCGCCGCGCGCACAACGTCCGGAACCTGCTGCGGCTGGCGTTCGGCGTCGTCGGGACGGTGGCGACGCTCGCGGTGGCGACGGAGAACTGGATCGGCCTCCTCTTCTCGCTCGGCGTCATCGGGTTCGCGGTCACCTTCGCGCTCCAGCAGCCGCTCCTGTCGCTGATCGCGTGGGTGTACATCGCCGTCAAGCAGCCGTTCGGCGTCGGCGACCGAGTCAAGATCGACGACGCGAAGGGCGACGTGATCGGGGTCGACTTCCTGGTGACGACGCTGTGGGAGATCAACGGCGAACTGGTGACGACGAACCAGCCCTCCGGGCGGGTGGTCACCGTCCCGAACAGCGTCGTCCTCTCGTCGAACGTCGTCAACTTCGGCGGCGGCGGGTCGCCGTACGTCTGGAACGAGGTCTCCGTCCAAGTCGCCTACGAGACCGACCTGGAGTTCGCGCGTTCGGTGATGGTCGAGGAGGCGACCGACCTGATCGGCCGTGACATGGCTGAGGGAATCGCCGCCTACCGCGAGGCGCTCGCGGAGACGCCCGTCGAGCTGGAGGTCCACGACGGCCCGACGGTCAACGTCCGGCAGGAGGAGTCGTGGGTCGAACTCCGCGTCCGGTACCTCACCCACCCGAGGCGGGGGCAGCGCGTGAAGAACCGGCTGTACAAGCGGATCTTGGAGCGGTTCAACGACAACCCGGACCGCGTGGCGTTCCCGGTGAGTCGGAGCCGATAG